A window from Drosophila miranda strain MSH22 chromosome Y unlocalized genomic scaffold, D.miranda_PacBio2.1 Contig_Y2_pilon, whole genome shotgun sequence encodes these proteins:
- the LOC117194117 gene encoding uncharacterized protein LOC117194117 isoform X4, with protein sequence MLRIHVKMGPQRSHHPSNNNNSNGTATSSNGNRQQKEFTCCFGLHVHTATLMIGLWHLLGCQLIVMISHRIPKHLRDVQKMFLMNLYLSPTI encoded by the exons ATGTTAAGGATTCACGTCAAAATGGGTCCGCAACGTAGTCATCatcccagcaacaacaacaacagcaatggCACCGCCACCAGCAGCAATGGCAATCGCCAGCAGAAGGAGTTTACGTGCTGTTTTGGTCTGCATGTCCATACGGCCACCCTGATGATTGGATTGTGGCATTTG CTCGGCTGCCAGCTCATCGTCATGATAAGCCATAGAATACCCAAACACCTGCGAGATGTTCAAAAAATGTTTTTAATGAATCTGTATCTATCCCCTACGATATGA
- the LOC117194106 gene encoding kinesin-like protein subito, producing MSDSYEAPVREKRSFLMARDPSNDRRCRPRPEKKLRLFDDIHEAMESTDGSEYASNGGDYATSVPSAEDSSVGDTGPQVFLRLRPVGAASKAYSVSDDGKVLVTSAMSENTSTNVNKMEKHFGFTSIFDGSVGQRDVYDICVGPRILDEKCVTIMTYGTSGSGKTYTLLGDDVLAGVIPRGLEHIFTIYMENLYHSPKLKLVNGCIEFLQDETTLREMQISKKLLSLCPDIGGDHERLKETIQGDHTFETKADPNVSVMIWVSFVEIYNELVYDLLSIPPRQENLGAVPRKPMKISCNKGQVYIKGLTTVFVRSSEEALRLLRLGQQRSTYASTSVNANSSRSHCVFIVDVLKYNSSGMTTQCSYKFCDLAGSERVNNTGTIGLRLKEAKNINTSLMTLGRCLDAASTSRKKPNNDVIPFRDSKLTMLLQAALLGKERLAMIVTVTPLEKFYEENLNVLNFASIAKNIIFKEPLIKQHSTRYSGFFDNSKRNTQYEYVKEIEEHNISLREEIDRLKFDHVLKMQMLEEKLRKELSETYQELMRANKKQWEEQTVKQRLMAEREFEFKLASQKRRYEEQIEDLKDEIEELKSSSSKSDSMDEKEDEPNASIEILDD from the exons ATGAGCGATTCGTATGAAGCACCAGTGCGCGAAAAGCGCTCATTTCTCATGGCTCGAGATCCCAGCAATGACCGGCGCTGTCGACCAAGACCGGAGAAAAAGTTGCGTCTGTTCGATGATATACATGAAGCCATGGAGAGCACAGACGGCTCAGAGTACGCATCCAATGGTGGAGACTATGCAACTAGTGTCCCGAGTGCTGAAGATAGCAGTGTCGGGGATACTGGGCCACAGGTCTTTTTACGTCTGCGTCCCGTTGGTGCCGCCTCCAAAGCATACTCGGTATCAGACGATGGAAAAGTGCTGGTTACCAGCGCGATGAGTGAAAACACCAGCACCAATGTCAACAAAATGGAAAAGCACTTTGGATTCACATCTATATTCGATGGCTCCGTTGGGCAGCGGGATGTCTACGACATCTGTGTTGGTCCCAGGATTCTGGATGAAAAATGCGTTACCATAATGACGTATGGCACTTCAGGCTCGGGAAAAACGTACACATTGCTTG GCGATGATGTGCTTGCTGGTGTTATACCCCGCGGCCTAGAGCACATATTCACCATCTACATGGAAAACTTATACCACTCACCCAAACTAAAACTGGTCAACGGCTGCATTGAGTTCCTTCAGGACGAGACCACGTTGCGGGAAATGCAAATAAGCAAGAAACTGCTTAGCTTGTGCCCGGATATTGGCGGGGATCACGAGCGACTGAAGGAGACGATTCAGGGGGATCACACCTTCGAGACAAAGGCCGACCCGAACGTCTCGGTAATGATTTGGGTATCATTTGTGGAGATCTACAATGAACTGGTATACGACCTATTGAGCATACCGCCGCGTCAAGAAAATCTTGGTGCTGTTCCGCGAAAGCCCATGAAGATCTCCTGCAATAAAGGTCAAGTATATATCAAGGGCCTGACGACTGTGTTCGTAAGAAGCAGCGAGGAAGCCTTGCGGCTGCTGCGGCTGGGACAGCAGCGTTCCACCTACGCTTCGACCTCGGTGAACGCGAACTCTAGCAGATCCCACTGTGTCTTCATCGTGGATGTGTTGAAGTACAACAGCTCGGGAATGACCACTCAATGTTCGTACAAGTTTTGCGACCTTGCGGGCTCGGAGCGTGTAAACAACACGGGCACCATCGGGTTACGCCTCAAGGAGGCGAAAAACATCAACACCTCCCTAATGACTTTGGGGCGGTGTCTGGACGCGGCCAGTACTTCACGGAAGAAGCCAAACAATGACGTCATACCATTTCGCGATTCAAAGCTTACCATGCTGTTGCAAGCAGCCCTGCTCGGAAAGGAACGCTTGGCCATGATAGTGACTGTCACACCGCTGGAGAAGTTCTATGAGGAAAACCTGAACGTGCTCAACTTCGCCTCCATAGCGAAGAATATCATTTTTAAAGAGCCTTTGATAAAGCAGCATAGTACACGATATTCCGGTTTCTTTGACAACTCTAAAAGGAATACCCAGTACGAATACGTCAAAGAGATTGAGGAGCATAATATCAG CCTGCGGGAAGAGATCGATCGATTGAAGTTCGACCATGTACTGAAGATGCAGATGCTGGAGGAGAAGCTGCGAAAGGAACTTTCGGAGACCTACCAAGAATTGATGCGGGCAAACAAAAAGCAGTGGGAGGAGCAGACCGTGAAGCAACGTCTGATGGCAGAGCGGGAGTTCGAGTTTAAG CTGGCATCACAAAAGCGGCGGTACGAAGAGCAAATCGAGGATCTCAAGGATGAAATCGAGGAACTCAAATCTTCCTCAAGCAAATCCGACAGTATGGACGAAAAGGAGGATGAGCCCAATGCGTCCATAGAAATACTCGATGATTAA
- the LOC117194110 gene encoding protein germ cell-less-like: protein MGQIMGSMQSNVAEVFGNRRKRKRSTDSALGQDEQTQLCTTLPKKKKLLTTTQYIYKALFKEEKNSDVAVMVLDKVWHLHKVYLSQSPYFYTMFNGTWKEAQQNFVQITIPDDRINVESLDAVFGSMYSDEIEIDPKDVIPVLATATLFHLDGIIDKCAEVMVDTINAETAIHYYEAACQYGVVGVKKSTFQWFQINLLSIYSKQPNLLRHISIDLMTALTASQDLYVMQTEFSLYTLLRTWMFLRLHPDHDPEVPVQRAEAQKTQDRLVNAGVDTHTPSVDVAQWTYFTSRMEERSFLATPEGQPFVPVFQKLRTQYLTNHYMDLKIIYNDNIIPKEWLYSHIHSHWDALLRIDHGHEDTSPQQLDDEQFFENCMRCGRLLTEPGYQKWRWTGFNFGMDLILIMDSRRLNIRRHHRHEHERVLSLQTKHKFMIRTTVTSINAQRQPVFTQTSEICSLSLEKNEEVPLMVLDPKLVHPLLISINMLVVIPPNQSFKEVVPHSEEATTTTSFSIPISEIGATCERPLTPASADDSAVYIGDSEGSTPTSPSPRRRISWHREIGVSTDADALFGDIAC from the exons ATGGGTCAGATCATGGGATCCATGCAGAGCAATGTGGCCGAGGTGTTTGGCAACCGCCGGAAGCGGAAGCGCAGCACGGACTCCGCCCTGGGCCAGGATGAGCAGACGCAGTTGTGTACCACTCTGCCCAAGAA GAAGAAACTGCTGACGACCACGCAATATATTTACAAGGCACTGTTCAAGGAGGAAAAGAACTCGGATGTGGCCGTGATGGTGCTGGACAAGGTCTGGCACCTGCACAAGGTGTACTTGAGTCAGAGCCCCTACTTCTACACGATGTTCAATGGGACGTGGAAGGAGGCGCAACAGAACTTTGTGCAGATCACTATTCCCGACGACCGCATCAACGTGGAGAGCCTGGATGCGGTTTTCGGCTCCATGTACTCGGACGAGATCGAGATAGATCCAAAGGATGTGATACCAGTGCTGGCCACGGCCACGCTGTTCCACCTGGACGGCATCATCGACAAGTGCGCCGAGGTGATGGTGGACACCATCAATGCGGAGACGGCCATCCACTACTACGAGGCGGCCTGCCAGTACGGAGTGGTGGGGGTGAAGAAGTCCACCTTCCAGTGGTTCCAGATCAACCTACTCAGCATTTACAGCAAGCAACCCAACCTGTTGCGGCACATCTCCATTGATCTGATGACCGCCCTGACTGCCAGCCAAGACCTGTATGTGATGCAGACAGAGTTTTCCCTGTATACGCTGCTGCGCACGTGGATGTTCCTGCGACTGCACCCCGACCACGATCCCGAAGTCCCGGTGCAGCGGGCTGAGGCGCAGAAGACGCAGGATCGACTGGTCAACGCTGGCGTAGATACGCACACACCCAGCGTAGATGTTGCCCAGTGGACGTACTTCACCAGCCGTATGGAGGAACGCTCCTTTCTGGCCACGCCCGAGGGTCAGCCCTTTGTTCCAGTCTTCCAGAAGCTCCGCACCCAGTACCTCACAAACCACTACATGGACTTGAAGATCATCTATAACGACAACATAATACCCAAGGAGTGGCTTtacagccacatccacagtcACTGGGACGCCCTGCTAAGGATCGATCACGGCCACGAGGACAC TAGTCCGCAGCAGTTGGACGACGAACAGTTCTTCGAGAACTGTATGCGATGTGGCCGACTCCTGACCGAGCCGGGGTACCAGAAGTGGCGCTGGACGGGCTTTAATTTCGGCATGGATCTCATACTCATCATGGACTCGCGCAGACTGAACATTAGGCGCCACCACCGGCACGAGCACGAGCGAGTCCTCAGCCTGCAGACCAAGCACAAATTCATGATCCGCACCACTGTCACTTCGATTAATGCTCAACGCCAGCCAGTTTTCACACAAACCTCTGAGATCTGCTCGCTGAGTCTTGAGAAGAACGAGGAGGTGCCGCTGATGGTTCTCGACCCGAAACTAGTCCATCCGCTGCTTATATCTATTAACATGCTCGTCGTCATTCCCCCCAATCAGAGCTTCAAGGAGGTTGTGCCGCACAGCGAGGAGGCAACGACAACAACTTCGTTTTCCATACCCATTTCGGAGATTGGAGCCACTTGCGAGAGGCCGCTGACTCCGGCCAGTGCTGATGATTCGGCGGTCTACATTGGCGACTCGGAGGGGTCAACGCCCACGTCCCCGTCACCGCGACGAAGGATAAGTTGGCACCGAGAGATCGGTGTGTCCACCGACGCTGATGCACTGTTCGGCGACATAGCGTGCTGA